One stretch of Acyrthosiphon pisum isolate AL4f unplaced genomic scaffold, pea_aphid_22Mar2018_4r6ur Scaffold_21782;HRSCAF=24851, whole genome shotgun sequence DNA includes these proteins:
- the LOC100572739 gene encoding 52 kDa repressor of the inhibitor of the protein kinase-like, whose amino-acid sequence MQNEIICICDKLILKEIVGKVNAAEGFAVLADETTDIATKEQLTLCVRFIDNNNMVNESFLQFVIIHSLTGNDLASAIINGLKSCGINCEYLIGQGYDGASNMSGKYKGVQAIVREEYPKAIYVHCAAHTLNLAVSKASNIQPIRNCLSIIEKLYDFFNTPKRNNVLLNCIKNANETPNAKTLKRLCATRWIQRYDAVNDFAELFPFVMDALDNISISHDLSGTDASILSKSIDSEFIISLQVVKLLFSYGLPLCKQLQKIRIDLKEAVELSNDVIKNLELIRANAEEEFHKLFLQAEVMASVFELELAVKRITKRQANRGNPCSDNANLDVEEYYRITIFIPYLEFFISELTERFLSHASIFNGSYLIIIKL is encoded by the exons ATGCAAAacgaaattatttgtatttgtgataaattaattttaaaagaaatagtTGGGAAAGTAAATGCTGCTGAGGGGTTTGCTGTTTTAGCTGATGAAACAACAGATATTGCTACAAAAGAACAACTGACATTATGCGTTCGTTTTATAGACAACAACAATATGGTTAATGAAAGTTTTcttcaatttgttattattcacaGTTTAACGGGAAATGACCTGGCATCTGCTATAATAAAtg GTTTAAAAAGTTGTGGTATTAATTGTGAATATTTAATTGGACAAGGGTATGATGGTGCATCAAATATGAGTGGAAAATACAAAGGAGTCCAAGCAATAGTTAGAGAAGAATATCCTAAAGCCATATATGTCCATTGTGCTGCACACACATTAAATTTAGCAGTTTCAAAAGCATCAAATATTCAACCAATTAGAAATTGTCTCAGTATTATTGAAAAACTTTACGACTTTTTTAATACCCCAAAACGTAACAATGTGcttttgaattgtattaaaaatgcaaaTGAAACACCAAATGCTAAAACATTGAAGAGGCTATGTGCTACGCGTTGGATACAAAGATATGATGCTGTCAATGATTTTGCTGAACTGTTTCCATTTGTCATGGATGCTTTAgacaatatttcaatttctCATGACTTATCAGGAACAGATGCCTCTATACTGTCTAAATCAATTGACtcggaatttattatatcactTCAAGTTGTTAAA ttattgtttTCGTATGGCTTACCTTTGTGTaagcaattacaaaaaataaggaTTGATCTGAAAGAAGCAGTGGAACTTTCTAATGATGTTATAAAGAATTTAGAACTAATAAGGGCCAACGCAGAAGAAGAGTTCCATAAACTATTTTTACAGGCTGAA gttatgGCTTCTGTATTTGAACTTGAACTAGCTGTAAAAAGAATTACAAAAAGGCAAGCAAATAGAGGAAATCCTTGTTCAGATAATGCAAATTTAGATGTTGAAGAATACTATaggattacaatttttattccatatttaGAGTTTTTTATAAGCGAGTTGACTGAAAGATTTTTATCCCATGCATCTATTTTTAATGGtagctatttaattattataaaattgtaa
- the LOC115034962 gene encoding 52 kDa repressor of the inhibitor of the protein kinase-like, with amino-acid sequence MVSNDSLVELKLWRTKIQRSERIPNTGLEALDICNKDIYPNIYFLLKVLCTLPVSTSSPERMFSTLKRVKTYLRNTMSENRLNGLAMLAVHRNVKVDPEEVLNELALRPRRVDLLL; translated from the exons ATGGTGTCTAATGATTCTTTGGTTGAATTAAAACTGTGGCGAACCAAGATACAAAGATCTGAAAGAATACCTAACACCGGTCTTGAGGCACTAGATATTTGTAATAAAGATATCTAccccaatatttattttctccTTAAAGTTCTATGCACATTACCAGTGTCAACATCATCGCCAGAACGTATGTTTTCAACTCTGAAAAGAGTGAAAACATATTTAAGAAACACAATGTCTGAG AATCGATTAAATGGTCTTGCTATGTTGGCTGTTCATAGAAATGTCAAAGTTGACCCTGAAGAAGTGCTTAATGAATTAGCATTAAGACCACGTAGAGTGGatcttttattgtaa